A genome region from Columba livia isolate bColLiv1 breed racing homer chromosome 2, bColLiv1.pat.W.v2, whole genome shotgun sequence includes the following:
- the PTGR3 gene encoding prostaglandin reductase 3 codes for MSFSAKSAALLSSRAPRCWWWRRWQQPPCAAPGPAWSYFGGSCPRPILDMSYSRHFLDFQGSSIPSSMKKLVVTKLSPNFREAVTLQQDSPVPLPGDGDLLVRNRFVGINASDINYSAGRYDPSVKPPFDIGFEGIGDVVALGLSASADYTVGQAVAYVKAGSFAEYTVVPAKQAVPLPSVKPEFLTLMVSGATAYISLKELGELSEGKKVLVTAAAGGTGQFAVQLAKKAKCHVIGTCSSDEKGGFLKSIGCDRTINYKTENVESVLRKDYPEGVDVVYESVGGKMFDLALNSLATKGRLIIIGFITGYQNPTGLQPIKAELLPAKLLKKSASIRGFFLNHYFSEYKTALEHLLKMCESGDLVCEVDVGDTSPEGKFTGLESVFRAVDYMYMGKNTGKIVVELPHSVNSKL; via the exons ATGAGTTTTAGCGCGAAAAGCGCCGCTTTGCTGAGCTCCCGGGCACCGCGGTGCTGGTGGTGGCGACGGTGGCAGCAGCCTCCCTGCGCCGCGCCGGGTCCCGCCTGGTCCTACTTCGGTGGCAGCTGTCCGCGGCCCATCCTGGACATGTCCTACTCCCGCCACTTTCTGGATTTCCAGGGCTCGTCCATCCCCAGCTCCATGAAGAAGCTGGTGGTGACTAAGCTCAGCCCAAACTTCAGGGAAGCGGTTACCCTACAGCAGGACTCGCCCGTGCCGCTCCCGGGAGACGGAGACCTCCTGGTCAGAAACAG atTTGTCGGCATTAACGCATCTGACATAAACTACTCAGCTGGTCGATATGACCCATCAGTTAAACCCCCATTTGATATAGGTTTTGAAGGCATCGGTGATGTGGTAGCATTAGGACTCAGTGCTAGTGCTGATTATACAGTGGGTCAAGCTGTGGCCTACGTGAAAGCAGGTTCCTTTGCTGAATACACAGTTGTGCCTGCCAAACAAGCAGTTCCTCTCCCCTCTGTGAAACCTGAGTTTCTTACTTTAATGGTAAGTGGCGCTACCGCATACATCAGTCTGAAGGAGCTGGGAGAGTTGTCTGAAGGCAAGAAGGTtctggtgacagcagcagctggaggaacgGGCCAGTTCGCTGTGCAGCTTGCAAAGAAGGCAAAATGCCATGTAATTGGAACCTGCTCCAGTGATGAAAAGGGTGGTTTTCTGAAATCCATTGGCTGTGACCGTACGATCAactataaaactgaaaatgttgaaTCTGTTCTTAGGAAGGACTACCCTGAAGGTGTGGATGTAGTGTATGAATCTGTTGGGGGAAAGATGTTTGACTTGGCTCTTAACTCCTTGGCTACCAAAGGACGGCTGATAATTATTGGGTTTATCACTGGCTACCAAAACCCTACTGGCCTTCAGCCCATTAAAGCAGAGTTATTGCCAGCAAAACTCTTGAAGAAGTCTGCCAGCATCCGAGGTTTCTTCTTGAACCATTACTTTTCAGAATACAAAACAGCTCTGGAGCACTTGCTCAAGATGTGTGAAAGTGGAGACCTGGTTTGTGAGGTGGACGTTGGAGACACGTCTCCAGAGGGCAAGTTCACTGGCTTGGAGTCTGTATTCCGTGCTGTAGATTACATGTACATGggaaaaaacactggaaaaattgTAGTTGAATTACCTCACTCTGTCAACAGTAAGCTGTAA